GCGCAGAAGCACATTTTCGAATGCGTCTgtccccgggattggtttgcagcgatcgacctgaaggacgcgtactttcatgtctcgattctgcctcgccACAGACCCTTactacggtttgcgttcgagggtcgagcatatcagtacaaagtcctacccttcgggctggccctgtcgccCTGCATCTTCACGAAGGTTGcggaggtggccattgttcccctcaaggaacaaggcgttcgtattctcaactaCCTCGATAACTGGttgatcctggccagctcgcgagcgcagttgtgcgaacacagggatatggttttagctcacctcagccggttggggcttcgggtcaactgggacaagagcaactctcccccgggcagaggatctcttatctcggtctcgagctagactcggtcacCCGGACTGCGCGCCTCAGGaacgcgtccagtcggtgttgaccTGCCTGAGcacgctcaagcgcaggacaccGACCCCACTGAAAgtatttcagaggctcctggggcatatggcatctgcagccgcggtaacgccgctcggattgctccatatgaggccgcttcaacactggcttcgCGGCCGGGTCctgagatgggcgtggcagcgcggtaCGCTCCGTTTTcacgtgacaccgagctgctgACGGACCCTCACCCGGTGGTCAGACCCCTCGTTCCTGCGGACTGGAGTGCCCCTGGAAcaggtgtccaggcacgctgtgtcTCCACAGACGCCTCTGCCACcagatggggggccacgtacaacgggcatgcagtatCAGGTCTATGGACGGGGCCTCAACTTCATTGGAATATCAATTGCctggagttgctagcagtacgtcttgcactgggccccttcaaggagctgctgtcagacagtgacagcactgcggccgttgcgtacatcaaccatcaaggtggtctacgctcccgtcgcatgtcacaactcgcccgccatctcttgctgtggagtcagaagcatctgaggtcccttcgggccactcatgtcccaggtgtgctcaaccgtgcagccgacgagctctcacggcagcctccacttgcaggcgagtggcggctccacccccaggcggtccagctgatttggcagtatttcggcgaggcccaggtagacctgtttgcctccccagaaactgcccactgccagtggttctattccctgaccggcggcacgctcggcacggatgccctggcacacagctggcccccgggtctgcgcaaatatgcgtttcccccagtgagccttctcgcacagctcctgtgcaaggtcagggaggacggggaacaggtcttgttagtggcgccgtactggcccactcggacctggttctcggacctcatgctcctcgcgacagccccttcctggccgattcctctgaggaaggacctcctgactcagagacggggcaccctatggcacccgcgtcccgacctgtggaacctccacgtgtggtccctggacgggatgcggaggttctgagtgatctcccgcaagcggtcgtagacaccatcacttccgctagagctcctttcatgaggagcctctatgcgctgaagtggaacctattCGTCAAAtggcgcctctcgccgagaggacccccgattatgctcggtcagatccgtgctttccttcctgcaagaagggttggagcgaaggctatctccctccaccctgaaggtgtatgttgtcgctatcgctgcacatcaccacgcagttgagggtaagtccctggggaaacacgatctgatcgtcaggttcctgaggggggcgaggaaACTGAATCCTTCTCGCCcttcctccataccctcttgggatctgaccctggttcttacatctctccggggtcatcTCTTCGAACCTTGCAATCAGTCGAGTTAAAAGAACTGTCTCTcaagaccgtcctcctggttgcattggcttctctgaagagggtaggggatctgcacgcattttcggtcgacgaatcatgcctagagttcgggccccGCGactctcacgtcatcctgagaccccggcccggatatgtgcccaaggttcctaccactcccttcagagatcaggtagtgaacctgcaagcgctgccttcggaggaggcagacccagccctagctttgctctgtcccgtccgcgctctgcgtgtgtacgtagacagaacgcgaagcttcaggacctcagaccagctctttatCTGTTACGGaagccagcagaagggaaaggctgtctccaagcagatgatggcccactggatagtggataccatcgccttggcgtacgaatcccagggcgtgccttgcctgctcgggttgagagcccactccaccagaggggtggcctcttcctcgGCGCTGGCTCATgtcgcctcgctgacagatatctgtagagctgcgggctgggagacacctaacacgttcgctagattctatagcctacgtgtagagccggtatcttcccgtgtactcgcttccactagCCAGTAGATGCGTTgaacccactctaagtgtcggcttgcaatgccattcccacCCCCTGGGCCGGATGCGTGCATAttttgactccagtcgtgttccccacttggcgaaccctgtcgatttcctccgcctcccccttcggcttgGACATTGCGGAccgtctgatgccaggcctacatccgtcgctgacgctgtctgttggctggggcccatatgtcgtgactcctctacgtgagcggtcccatatgtgtatcatccacggtttaaaactccctacgggcgagtccgtgtctttcccttagcagagccagctctgctgtcacctgtcagatgagtctcccccctacccaggtggagccatcccagggactccatatgtgCGGTGTGGGGAATCGTCCCGGTCGGATGAGGTCGTCATCGTCAGGTAAAATGTCATCATGTGGGTCATTTTATTTAcggctaaattattattaataaattttacTAATATTTAGACATTCACAAAAGGTCATAATAGAGGAAATTTTGATTTGACAAAAGGGCACTTTGAGCACCAAGGGGCAAAGGCGCAGGTGCTCAAGCACCCAGCGCCCCCCCCTCTGCACGTGCCTGGTGTATtctccacgtaaactcctcccccattgggtaggtagtggcctcCGCAATGTCCCCTActggttcgcttccccagtgtagtctagtttacttagtgggtatgtcggaacagcagtagactctctcggtgtaagctcgcccccttcaccgtccAATTGGTGCGACGGGTGGCTAGAGCTTGcactgggcactggaaggggtttcgtaactgtggcgctttatttgggatcccaattcgtcggtcactacttaCGTACGTCGAGGCGGTGGAGGCGgagcgcattatgcaaatatcgcacgccaattccattggcttgttttagaaGCTGAcagggctctctagcgatatcccaattcgtcggtcactactgacgtacgtctccgttccctccttcagggaactagggttacatatgtaaccgagacgtttcttACTCACTGCAGAAACCACCACATGTTCGTCAATGCcatcaaaattattaatttttctgtttttgttgatcacaaagtaGATAAAGGAAAATTAGGATGAAAGGTATATTCGGAGTGCTGCTATTACTGTTTACAGTgcgtggaatggtgcgctgtgattggttgagctgAAATATCACATTCTGCAGAACGCCTTCCATTTATACATTTGGATTACATATGTTAGTCTCATGAATGAGTTCTTGGATCCTAGATGATATGAGACCATGAAATAAAACCAATAGGCCAGTGGCATCACTCATCTAACACAAACCTAATCACAAGGAGCTTCTGGTTGTCAATGTTTTACTAGATACTACATCATTTTACAGTTTACTATCTTATGACATGACTTTGGTGAGAAAACCATACTCTGGTTTATTACACTCCTGCTTGACCGGATTAATTTGTCCAATTAATTGTTAATTTGTTGGTGATTGGCTACATTCTCGATCAGTCAACCATATTAATTATGTCTATAAGAGTGCAAAAACGGTATCAGATCATTTGCATTTGGCACTCACTGCAGAGCACACTCATTGGGATGCTTCTCTTTCTCTATACACTTCTGCTTTTCCATCAACTTCATACAAAGGCGGAAAACACTCCTTGTCAAACAATGGGAGACCCTAAGTTCCCGCTGCTTTCTAAGGATGGAGATGTAACTATTGGAGGAATTTTTGCAATCCACAGAAAGGAAACATTACCTTCTTTTGAGTTTACACAAAAACCTCAACTTCTGTCATGCTCCAGGTTTGTTACATTGAAAAcagttaatttagttaatttagttTATATTTAGCTAActgatttaatgtttattttcacAGTGTGAATCTGAGAGATTATCGTTTGGCACAAATCATGATTTTTGCAACTGAAGAGATTAACAGAAGTGAACTTTTGCTCCCAAATGTTTCTATTGGTTATCAAATATATGATACCTGTGGTTCAAGACTGTCTACCATGAGTGCAACTATGGGACTGATGAATGGTCAGGAGTTTGGAGCAAGACACGGATGCAATGGACAGTCTCCTTTACTTGCTATCATAGGTGAATCAGAGTCTTCTGCAACAGTGATTCTGTCCAGAACAACAGGACCATTTAAAATACCAGTGGTAAGGAGCAATAACACTAAATGTCTCACATAATCACCATACTCATGACTGTATCATTGTTTACAGTGATTTCTTTTTCAGATAAGTCCCTCAGCCacatgtgaatgtctcagtaatAGGAAAGATTACCCCTCTTTCTTCAGGACTATTGCTAGTGATTATCACCAGAGCAGAGCACTTGTACACATAGTCAAGCACTTTGGCTGGTCTTGGGTGGGAGCTGTGAACAGTGACAATGACTATGGAAACAATGGAATGGCCATATTTGTGAAAATAGCCCAGGAGGAGGGAATTTGTGTTGAGTACTCTGTGAAATTCTACCGAACAGAGCCAGAAAAACTCAAAAAAGTGGTAGACACTATAGAAAGAGGCACAGCAAAAGTGATTGTTGCCTTTGTTTCATTCGTTGAGATGGGCTTACTTATTGATCAGCTAAGTATTCAGAACATTACAGGCTTCCAAATGATCGGTGTAGAATCATGGATAACCACAAAGAATTATATCACTCCAAGTAGTTTTCATTCCCTGGGAGGGTCACTGGGATTTGCAGTGAGAAAAATCAATATTGAAGGGTTTGCAGATTATGTTATAAAAGCATTCTGGGATACAGCTTTTCCATGCCTACAGAGTGAGAGGAATTCTTCTCAATATGTATTAAGTTGCAGCAGATATGAGGATATATTTGCACTAAAAAACTACACTGAAGATGTGTCTGAACAAAGATATGCAAGCAATGTCTACAAAGCAGTTTATGCTGTAGCTCATTCACTACACAGGCTACTTAAATGCAAAGAACAAGAAGGCTGTGAGAAAAGCCTGACAATACAACCACATGAGGTAAAAGATAAAAGACAGATGAGTAAAAAGGGAGAAAAGAGGGAACAATGTTTTTGTTGGATATGTTAAATGCCTCAGTGATAAtatcaaaagaacattttttttttttttttttttgttaggtGGTTGAGGCTCTGAAAAAGGTCAATTTCACTATAAAAATGGGCGATCATGTATGGTTTGACAGCACTGGTGGTGCAGTAGCGCAATATGAAGTTGTGAACTGGCAGCAGGACTCTGATGGATCTTTCCAATTTAAAACTGTGGGATACTATGATGCCTCACTGCCCCCTGACCAGCGCTTAGAGCTTAATACTAAAGAGATCATTTGGACTGGAGGACAGCTGTagcaactgtggacgaaccagacaaatgaatcattcagatgattctttcaaaacataattctaattcagaattggggtccggctccggcccgtctgcagataaagccaggctgattacttttacgacacatgcttcctgatagcagaagcgacataccaaagggtcacccaagaagacagagagacaatccagacccttttgtctccttacttcacaggaaagccaaagagactgttgaacaaataaaactgcttcaaaattgtttcaacaattttaacggacttatcaaacatcttttaactacatacattttgcattatgtgtccacaagtactacctgtaaacagttaggctttagaacactcacaattcatgtaaatgtgttaactcttgactgaatgactgaaagtatgccttatttggacttgatctatttcttttcatctttcttaaatcatggcttgaatgaaatctgtttaaaatgtatcgtattccatttaatagaaattatgttaaaatggcactctctgctgaagcagaaacaggatgtaacacttatgttttattggggtcagaggaaggccctcttgaaacaggacaatgtctgattggccaggactcctcagaggtgtgacaaacaactaagtttaaatgatcatattgcaagatagtgaggGGGAGAAGTTGGTTGGTAAACGAGAAAGGAGTTGGTCCTGTTCTGGTAAGAGAAGCCAAgacaagtaccaagaacaatggagtgacaagaagaacagacaagccgctcattcaagccatccaaccttcactcacttttcttttctttacttaattctcctttaccgctgaaagtcttgtgtcctaagtttcgccgcaaagttcaaccaacgactttgccgtttcaactccagcgacaaagagacttccttcattgttccacacggacctgatctggaccaatcgtcgacttgggaaacccctctctgcacgacgagggaaattcaccttagtcaacgcaagcaagtacctccagatgaaaactgaactggtgtatttaaatgaatgattcatggttcgttctggtctttgaaatgcattgataggaattctgttaatcagatctctctctctctctctctctctctctctctctttcaaaactctttctctctcatttccttcttactgcaacgcgtatgaatgtgtgtgtgtgtatgtgcgtgcctttgtgttagattagtttgtgttagaataaataaaatctcttgtagattttaaaaggaaagtgtcttgtattatgtgctttatgatttaatgtcttaaactgtgatcaagttaccgtgctctaatcagtgttttcacgattgttggatatttatatccgttacaagagcttattacggctcgagcaaatgaacgctggacgaatcagttgctcggtcgtaatctaaacaactctttataattccctaaatatttcatttgagctaattttacttcctagggtgttttccctacagtaaTGGTGGAGGATAATTCGGGCAGTTTAATCTAAATTTGGAGCACATATcaagtcatttttctttttatcaacGCAAATTATTAAACCCCTCAGTGTTCGTGTGACGTATGCAGCGCGCACGCGCGCCCGTTTGAACGAGTGCCTGAATGAGTGAGAGCTTTTAACCCCAGTCTGCTGTCTTGTCTCTAAACTCCAGTCTGCAGTAAATTTCAGATCTATGATATCACAATAAGGTAAGAATTAAGCGTGTTCCTTAAATTCTAGAATGCCTTGTTTATAGCTATCCTgatgtctgcgtgttccagcgtCATTCAAATAGCTATAATAACGTTATTGTGTATCAGAGAGCTTTGAATCGAACTAAACTGCAATAGTTAAAATACCTCAGTGTAGGACGAATACTCTCCTCACAGAACGGCAAGATTGAGCGTGTTCCTCGATCTGTttctaaatcaatatatttatagctaaggtgtcagtgcgtgttccactgtactcaatctgctattttcccctttgttaaacagtaacgctatacgcttgcttgttttatttttatagctaAAGTGtcagtgcgtgttccactgtacttAATCTGCTATTTCCCCTCTGTTAAACAGtaacgctatacgcttgctGGTTTTATATATAGCCAAACTGATtatagtgcgtgttccactgcTTTCAGTGTGCTATATTCTCCCGTTTGCTAaacgctatacgcttgcttgtTTGAGCTCGTGTAACACTACGTGTGTCCGAGCGCAATTTAAGTGATTTGAAACTGACCAAGTGAAGCTTTTGAACCTGTTATATTTTGCGTGCATATAGAGACCCGCCGAGGTCGCGATTTTTCCATCTATTACAGCAGAAAGCTATCACTTAAAGTTTTAAGCCCCACGTCGTAAAACAGCTACGAGTGGTGTCTCTTATTTATAGAGTTGAAATGCGCCGACATTTCACGTAATGCTTGATTGTACGTGCATGTGTCTTTCATTTGTACAGTTACATGTATTTGATGTAATTCACATGTTCGCCACTATCATTTTGTTTGGTCGCCATAGTTACAGTCGTGGCACGGAAGTCTTAACCAACGCTTCCGGAAGAACGTCATTGTAAACAAACCGCACACTAACCTCTGTAGTTTTTTTACACCGAAGTTCGTATGCTAAAGCCTTTAGCCTCAAAGCTAATCTAGTTAACATCATTGTGTGAACACAGTGTCTGTTTTAGCAACTATAAAGTGATTTAACCACTTAAAACACTTCAACTTTATGTACACTTGTTGGTCTTTCCTTCATACTTTCACTTAACTTTCTCACTTATTACTTTACCTATATTTTACTTGAAAAGGAAAATATTGGTTTACAATTAATAATTGCCTTACCTGCATTTGacttgaaaaagaaatactggtttacaatttttaattgtcaaatttgaatttaataaaaccAATTAAATTCAAATTGAAATCCTACATTTTACtagaaagtaattttaaattatttctacatttccaaATTTCCATTATTTCTAATTTCACAATTTTCATGAATCTAAAATTCTATTTTAGATCGAATTACTTTAGGTATGAATAAGCCTTGAACTTTAGAAGTTTAAGCAAACTTATTCCACCAAAGTTTTTCCTAATTTTGACTCACATTTGCTCATTGTTTTATTGCGTTATCTTTCTTTTCCTTCGTGGTTATTCACCTAAccactctattttatttattcattcacctGTGTTTAACTCCCTTTTCCTTATTTCATCCTGTTATTTTCATTGACTTCATTGTCTTATCTTTTCCCTGTCCTCTTTGTATTCTAGCTTAGGAACGACACACCTGGGCCTCAACAGGAGACTCTGATATCTTTTTACGAGTTTCAAACCAATCAGACACAACCCTCTCTTTACTAACATTTTTATTCTCATGGGTTAGTTGTCCATCAACTACCAATTATATCCTCGTAATTAGACAAAGGCTTCAGAGCCACTTGTGGATCTGGTCTCCTTTCTTCTCCTTTCCTTTTCCTCACGTCTTTCCTGTGCTCTCCTGCTTTCTTCCATCCTATTCTTCACTTTTGTAGGGATCAAGCTTGGACGAACCATCAATCAATTCTatagaaagagaaacacaatctTTCCAAAGAAACCATTCATTAggtttttgattttaatcaaaCCCTTTTGTGTTCTCCATACTCCCTGCATTTGTAAATGCAatttaaattttgacatttcctCCAAGAACCTTTAACAGAGACAAGTGTTGAGCAACCGTTGCCTTCACAGCATCCCTGGTAAGCAGTTCAACTGAAGGTGTGTGGTGTCAATCCTGTAAAACTCGGAAAAGAGGTATCagcattattattgtattatttttccttgtaaacataaacaataatatatattttcttttctttttatttttagaaacagcttttcattaatagaaaatatttattggaaataaatatttctataaattgaaaaaaaaatctctcttttTCCTTACTCAGTCGAGTGACAAAGTCCTCACATCacgagttgaaaacagtttttcattgatagaaaatatttataggaAATATTTCGtctattgaaatttgttttaacttttctctttctctttccctTACTCAGTTGAGTGACAAAGCCTTCTCATCACTAGCCTACCTGTCTACACACTGAGACCAACACGTAGCCACACTTCACTATTGGTGTACATTCACTGAACGACACTTAGCTGTTCCACCACATATAGGCTTGCACCCCACACAGATCTGTGTCAGTCTCTTCTCCCCAGCGTGCCAACATGTCGCAGACGGAAAACCCCACTGCCCAAGATGTGGACGCCTGGCTCAGCGGCATTACAAACTGCCTCATGCCAAAGACAATtgaactgttattatttttaataataatcataattctgAGAAGATTCCCGACACATGATTCAAGCCAGAACCAAGACCACACTGAACTAAGCAAGATAACCAATTCTCTAAGCATTGCCTTCACAGCCCAGCTGAAACTAAGCGACAAGCACATCACCCACCTGCAGGAGGAGCTGACACGTGCCCAGAGCCGCATAGACAAGCTGGAAGTGAAAGTCCAGGACGACTTCAAGCGTCAGACCACTGAGTTCCTGAGAGAGCTGATGCACATCCAACGCTGCACAGACCAGCACAAGGTGAAAGCTCAAGACAAACTTGCAGAGCAAGAAACAAAGGAACAAGTTGACAAGCTCCAAGAAGCCCTTGCAGTTGCGGAACGTGACAAGCAAGAATTAAAGACTGTCCAAAGTCACCTGGTAAACCAACTACAAAAtgccaattctgacattaaagataagaactttaaaatcaatgctctggaagaccatttgaaatggtacagcactgaaatggaccatctaaaccaacaaTTAGACGATGCCAACGGCAAGCTCTACA
The nucleotide sequence above comes from Chanodichthys erythropterus isolate Z2021 chromosome 7, ASM2448905v1, whole genome shotgun sequence. Encoded proteins:
- the LOC137023160 gene encoding extracellular calcium-sensing receptor-like isoform X5, whose protein sequence is MLLFLYTLLLFHQLHTKAENTPCQTMGDPKFPLLSKDGDVTIGGIFAIHRKETLPSFEFTQKPQLLSCSSVNLRDYRLAQIMIFATEEINRSELLLPNVSIGYQIYDTCGSRLSTMSATMGLMNGQEFGARHGCNGQSPLLAIIGESESSATVILSRTTGPFKIPVISPSATCECLSNRKDYPSFFRTIASDYHQSRALVHIVKHFGWSWVGAVNSDNDYGNNGMAIFVKIAQEEGICVEYSVKFYRTEPEKLKKVVDTIERGTAKVIVAFVSFVEMGLLIDQLSIQNITGFQMIGVESWITTKNYITPSSFHSLGGSLGFAVRKINIEGFADYVIKAFWDTAFPCLQSERNSSQYVLSCSRYEDIFALKNYTEDVSEQRYASNVYKAVYAVAHSLHRLLKCKEQEGCEKSLTIQPHEVVEALKKVNFTIKMGDHVWFDSTGGAVAQYEVVNWQQDSDGSFQFKTVGYYDASLPPDQRLELNTKEIIWTGGQLVKPKSVCSESCPPGTRKAAQKGRPVCCYDCIPCAEGEISNETDSVNCKQCPGEYWSNVEKNKCVLKAVEFLSFTDVMGIVLVFFSLFGVGLTVMVALLFYSKKDSPIVKANNSEMSFLLLFSLTLCFLCSLTFIGRPTVWSCMLRHTAFGITFVLCISCVLGKTIVVLMAFKATLPGSNVMKWFGPSQQRLSVIAFTLIQVLICVLWLTIFPPFPYKNMTYYKEKIILECSLGSTLGFWAVLGYISLLAFLCFILAFLARKLPDNFNDAKFITFSMLIFCAVWITFIPAYVSSPGKFTVAVEIFAILASSFGLLFCIFAPKCYIILLKPEQNTKQHMMGKMTSKSY
- the LOC137023160 gene encoding extracellular calcium-sensing receptor-like isoform X1, yielding MLLFLYTLLLFHQLHTKAENTPCQTMGDPKFPLLSKDGDVTIGGIFAIHRKETLPSFEFTQKPQLLSCSSVNLRDYRLAQIMIFATEEINRSELLLPNVSIGYQIYDTCGSRLSTMSATMGLMNGQEFGARHGCNGQSPLLAIIGESESSATVILSRTTGPFKIPVISPSATCECLSNRKDYPSFFRTIASDYHQSRALVHIVKHFGWSWVGAVNSDNDYGNNGMAIFVKIAQEEGICVEYSVKFYRTEPEKLKKVVDTIERGTAKVIVAFVSFVEMGLLIDQLSIQNITGFQMIGVESWITTKNYITPSSFHSLGGSLGFAVRKINIEGFADYVIKAFWDTAFPCLQSERNSSQYVLSCSRYEDIFALKNYTEDVSEQRYASNVYKAVYAVAHSLHRLLKCKEQEGCEKSLTIQPHEVVEALKKVNFTIKMGDHVWFDSTGGAVAQYEVVNWQQDSDGSFQFKTVGYYDASLPPDQRLELNTKEIIWTGGQLEKKPKSVCSESCPPGTRKAAQKGRPVCCYDCIPCAEGEISNETDSVNCKQCPGEYWSNVEKNKCVLKAVEFLSFTDVMGIVLVFFSLFGVGLTVMVALLFYSKKDSPIVKANNSEMSFLLLFSLTLCFLCSLTFIGRPTVWSCMLRHTAFGITFVLCISCVLGKTIVVLMAFKATLPGSNVMKWFGPSQQRLSVIAFTLIQVLICVLWLTIFPPFPYKNMTYYKEKIILECSLGSTLGFWAVLGYISLLAFLCFILAFLARKLPDNFNDAKFITFSMLIFCAVWITFIPAYVSSPGKFTVAVEIFAILASSFGLLFCIFAPKCYIILLKPEQNTKQHMMGKMTSKSY